From the Coregonus clupeaformis isolate EN_2021a unplaced genomic scaffold, ASM2061545v1 scaf3443, whole genome shotgun sequence genome, the window CGGACCATACAAATACATACAGACAATCCTGTAGGATTATAGGATCactatcagggttggggtcatttCCATTTCAATGCCTGACAACTCAGgaaaattggaattggaattagaATTAGGTTTACTTCCTGAAATGACTGGAACCCTAATGTCACCCAAATCATCTAATTTTGAATGATGGCTAGCCTGATTCCTGTTAATAGGGAAAGGATTAAAACACAAACATTTTCATATCCATTATAGTCTTTCATAATGGCCTGATTttaaggatgcgtcccaaattgcaccccattccctatttagtgcactacttttgaccagagcccatatagCCAATACAGGTCTGGTCAttagtagggcactatatagggactagggtgccatttggtacacagACTAAATGTTACATTATACATTATTACTGTACAGAAAGTGCAAAGTTCACAGATCACCATTCCCTCTTTAAAGGGCAAAGTTCACAGATCACCAATACCGTCTTTAAAGGGCAAAGTTCACAGATCACTGTTCCCTCTTTAAAGGGCAAAGTTCACAGATCACCATTCCCTCTTTAAAGGGCAAAGTTCACAGATCACCATTCCGTCTTTAACGTATGTCACATGTGAGACATACATTCATAGGCTCTATAGAACTCAAATAAACGTTTTGTCACAGTTACGCACTGTCACTTATCTGAATTTGGCAGCAAGAATATTGGTGTGTATGTGCGCAcatacgtttgtgtgtgtgtgtgtgtgtgtgtgtgtgtgtgtgtgcacttgcgtGTGTGCATCTGAGTGAGATAGCTGGCAAAGGTGTTGTGGTCAAAGGTCATGGCTGAAGGTCATGTGTTAATTAGAGATCCCTCCATCCTATCTCCGCAGCAAGCTGGGGTCTGTGCTCCAACGTGCCTTCTACGGGTCCAGTGGGAGGGTAGGTCCAAACAGCACACAAATGTGATACCCTCGTCCAACACGCAAGATAATGTAGCTGAATTTTTTAATTAGAGcaaaaacatttacatatttCAATAAGTTAGTTCTTTCATAGAGAAAGCCCATATAACGTGTCAATAAGTTAGTTATTTCATAGAGATGTACCATGTCAGTTTACTATAGATGAAAGAAGAGGGGTTAATATTTACTTAGTGGTTGTTGTTGTGGTAGTTGATGATGTTATTGTGTTGTCAGGTGACCCTTTTCGAACAGCGTAATTTTGCCGGCAGACGTCTGGACCTGAGTGCCGACTGCCAGAAACTAAGCGACAAGAACTTCCCAGAGAGATGCAACTCTGTGCAGGTGGACAGTGGAGCGTAAGTGGGTTAGGGTTCTGTGGAGATGGAGTgtaagtgggttagggttagggctctgtggagatggagtgtaagtgggttagggttagggttctgtgtAGAGTGGAGCGTAAGTGGGTTAGGGTTCTGTGGAGATAGAGTgtaagtgggttagggttagggctctgtggagatggaatgTAGGTGGGTTAGGGTTCTGTGGAGATTGAGTgtaagtgggttagggttagggttctgtggAGATGGAATGTAGGTGGGTTAGGGTTCTGTGGAGATTGAGTGTAAGTGGGTTAGGGTTCTGTGGAGATGGAGTgtaagtgggttagggttagggttctgtggAGATGGAGTgtaagtgggttagggttagggttctgtggAGATGGAGTgtaagtgggttagggttagggctctgtggagatggagtgtaagtgggttagggttagggttctgtgtAGAGTGGAGCGTAAGTGGGTTAGGGTTCTGTGGAGATAGAGTGTAAGTGGGTTAGGGTTCTGTGGAGATGGAGTGTAAGTGGGTTAGGGTTCTGTGGAGATGGAGTGTAAGTGGGTTAGGGTTCTGTGGAGATGGAGTGTAAGTGGGTTAgggctctatggagtgtaagtgGGTTAGGGCTCtgtgaggtggagatggatcgtAAGTGAAGTGGAGCCACCTAGTGACATTAATACGTCACTGCAAAATGACACGCATTCTGTATAGAAAACTCTGGATTAAATCACCTTTAACAGAAATAGCTATATACTTGATAAATATCAATATAATTCAGAACAAAACAGAATAGAATCAAATAGAGTAGAATATCGTTTATTCTTCTCTGAGGAGGAAATTATTTTCAGTATCATTGCAGTATTTCAGATCTGGCCAATCCTGTTTTTTTCACAATGACATTCCTAACATGTGTTTATCAACAAACAAAAACCATATAGATGTGTCTTGTTCCTAGCTGTGCCCTCCGCCACCCTGTAGTTCTCTGCAGTCAGTCTATGCACATTTCATTGGTCCACGgctcagaggtcagaggttgtctctctgtgtgtttcagatGGGTGGGCTATGAGCATGAGAACTTCAGAGGGCGCCAGTACCTGTGGGACATGTCAGAGAGGGGAGAGTACAACTGCTACGACAAGTGGTGTGCCCAGGTGGACCATGTCTCCTCGGTGCGCTCAGTCAAACAGGTGAGACGGAGAGGACCCACAGAGaggcatacaaacacacacacacacacacgcaaacacacacacacacagacaaacacacacacacacacagacaaacacacacacacacagacaaacacacaggggCAATACTCGCAAACTAAAATGGCTAGCTACTAGTTTCTCTCATTGGCCAACCTGACACAATTAGCCCCGACGCTGAGGACGACCCACACAGACTGGGACAaaccgatacacacacacacacacacagacaccccccCCCTaactctctatcttctctcccaGGACTCGTCTCCTGCGCGCGCCCATCTGTTTGAGAGGGCTGGGTTCTCTGGTAAGAGGACAGAGCTACAGGATGACATCCCTAACATGATGACTCGCTACAGTCTGAACAGGGCCGCCTCTATCCGTGTCCTGGGAGGAGTGTAAGTAGTCCTCTTACAACATACGGTCTGAACAGGGCTGCCTCTACCAGGTCCAGATAACCATGTTAGAAGTacgggtcccaaatggcaccctattccctatatttagtgtactacttttgaccaggacctgtAAGTGATATTTAGGACGCAGACAAATATTGTACTTGAGTTGTGGCTGCGTTTGACGTGGTGGGAGGAGCGTAAGTAAAGTACACTTCCTCTACATAGGTGGTTGACCCGGAGATGAGTTCAACAAGGGTTCTCTttgttttactgagttacatttcCAGTTAAacgatttgaatgaacattccagAATGTTATGTTGAAACTGCAAATGTCTTTTTTTTGCAGCAATATTCAAACAGCAAATGACTTTGCTGTTCTTACTACAAGTAGTAGAAACCCGACATGACCACATTACTATTTTGTAGCTTCAGTTTAGACCCGAAACAGGCATGTTCGCCGCACACCACCTTGTCTGACTGTTAGTTAAGGTTAGCGAACGTTCGCGGCTgatacaaaacaaatggaatgttttagctaacgttagctaacattcGCAAACTATTTCCCTTGTTGCAAAcaatggctatttgaagaatctcaaatataacatttatttagatttgtttaacactttcttggttactacatgattccatatgtgttatttaatcgttttgatgtcttcactatattattctacaatgtagaaaatagtaaaaataaagaaaaacccttgaatgagtagctgtgcccaaacttttgactggtactgtatatatacatacactgctcaaaaaaataaagggaacacttaaacaacacaatgtaactccaagtcaatcacacttctgtgaaatcaaactgtccacttaggaagcaacactgattgacaatacatttcacatgctgttgtgcaaatggaatagacaacaggtggaaattataggcaattagcaagacacccccaataaagaagtggttctgcaggtggtgactacagaccacttctcagttcctatgcttaatggctgatgttttggtcacttttgaatgctggcggtgctttcactctagtggtagcatgagacggagtctacaacccacacaagtggctcaggtagtgcagctcatccaggatggcacatcaatgcgagctgtggcaagaaggtttgctgtgtctgtcagcgtagtgtccagagcatggaggcgctaccaggagacaggccagtacatcaggagacgtggaggaggccgtaggagggcaacaacccagcagcaggatcgctacctccgcctttgtgcaagaaggagcaggaggagcactgccagagccctgcaaaatgacctccagcaggccacaaatgtgcatgtgtctggtatgagggcccgacgtccacaggtgggggttgtgcttacagcccaacaccgtgcaggacgtttggcatttgccagagaacaccaagattggcaaattcgccactggcgccctgtgctcttcacagatgaaagcaggttcacactgagcacatgtgacagacatgacagagtctggagacgccgtggagaacgttctgctgcctgcaacatcctccagcatgaccggtttggcggtgggtcagtcatggtgtggggtggcatttctttggggggccgcacagccctccatgtgctcgccagaggtagcctgactgccattaggtaccgagatgagatcctcagaccccttgtgagaccatatgctggtgcggttggccctgggttcctcctaatgcaagacaatgctagacctcatgtggctggagtgtgtcagcagttcctgcaagaggaaggcattgatgctatggactggcccgcccgttccccagacctgaatccaattgagcacatctcggacatcatgtctcgctccatccaccaacgccacgttgcaccacagactgtccaggagttggcggatgctttagtccaggtctgggaggagatccctcaggagaccatccgccacctcatcaggagcatgcccaggcgttgtagggaggtcatacaggcacgtggaggccacacacactactgagcctcattttgacctgttttaaggacattacatcaacgttggatcagcctgtagtgtggttttccactttaattttgagggtgactccaaatccagacctccatgggttgataaatttgatttccattgataatttttgtgtgattttgttgtcagcacattcaactatgtaaagaaaaaagtatttaataagattatttcattcattcagatctaggatgtgttgtttaagtgttccctttatttttttgagcagtgtatatactttAAACACGTTTTATTGTTTTGGTTAAGAATAGTTTCAAGGACTAACATCGCTGTCGTAGTTTCAAGGGCTAACATCTGACTTAGCTTTACCATCGCTGTCGTAGTTTCAAGGGCTAACATCTGACTTAGCTTTACCATCGTTGTCGTAGCTTCAAGGACTAACATTTGGTTTAGCTCTACCATGACATCCAGTTCCGTCCTGCCGTCATGGGTCAGCAATGTAAACGCAGCTATATACACGTCAAATGCTGTACTTTAGCAATGTTTGATTTAGTTGGCCTGGCCAAGTAGAATCAATAGGATAATCCCAAAGTTGAAACCTCCAAGCTCTAGTTGAAGGAGTTAAAGGAACTAATGTAATGTGTCTATAATCACCCCGTTTCTTTTCctgtccctgcctgcctgcctgcctgtctgcctgtctgtctgtctgtctgtctgtctgtctgtctgtctgtctgcctgcctgcctgcctgcctgcctgcctgcctgcctgcctgcctgtctgcctgcctgcctgcctgtctgtctgtctgtctgtctgtctgcctgcctgcctgcctgcctgcctgtctgcctgcctgcctgtctgtcggtctgtctctccAGCTGGGTGGTGTACCAGGAGCCCAACTACAGAGGTCCTCACTATGTCCTGGAGAAACGTGACTACAACAACGCCTCTGACTGGGGCTCCCAGAGCAGCACTGTGGGCTCCATGCGCCGGGTCCAGTtcaataactaactaactaactctgTAAGCCCCCTAACCTCGTACACCCCCCTGCCCTAACCCCCcgccaccacccctcccctaaccaACAGGAGGACTCCACACCTGCACCCCTTGGACGTGACCACATACTCTGTcagcttaacacacacacacacattatgcaaAACTACCAGAAACCTATTTTAATAATAAACAGTGAAAAGACAATTGCTCGTGTtgcgttttgttttgttttcaggGTTGTGATGATGATGTAATTGGGGTATTCGTTGTGTTATATTTTCTCACGGGTTGATTGAAAACCCTGCTACTAATCAGACATACGGTATGCAGAGCAGAAGGGTTCTTGATGAAGTAAGCACACTAACGAGTGCAACAAGCTCCCAGCACTTAGGCTCCGACGTACAAAGCATTGAGTATAATGGGGACAACTGATGTACAAAGCATTTAGTATAACGGGTACAACTGATGTACAAAGCATTTAGTATAATGGGGACAACTGATGTACAAAGCATTTAGTATAACGGGGACAACTGATGTACAAAGCATTTAGTATAATGGTTGTCATAAAAAAGGAGAGCATTTCTGCACACAAATAATTACACACAATGGTTGTGTAACATTTCAGTTGTATCACAACAATTGTGTCAAATGCGTTTGTACATCAGTTGTAACCTGAGTGTGTACGGGGTCATATTAAGCTGACAATTAGCAGACACACAATATAGACTGATACATTGTCAGCTGTTTACTACAGGTAGTGTTCTAGTATAGACTGACACATTGTCAGCTGTTTACTACAGGTAGTCTTCTAGTATAGACTGACACATTGTCAGCTGTTTACTACAGGTAGTGTTCTAGTATAGACTGACACATTGTCAGCTGTTTACTACAGGTAGTGTTCTAGTATAGACTGACACATTGTCAGCTGTTTACTACAGGTAGTGTTCTAGTATAGACTGACACATTGTCAGCTGTTTACTACAGGTAGTCTTCTAGTATAGACTGACACATTGTCAGCTGTTTACTACAGGTAGTGTTCTAGTATAGACTGACACATTGTCAGCTGTTTACTACAGGTAGTGTTCTAGTATAGACTGACACATTGTCAGCTGTTTACTACAGGTAGTGTTCTAGTATAGAACCTTCTTGTACCATTTTAGAACAACAAACATTGTTAGAACTTTTCTAGAAGTTAGATATGCAAATGCCAGGAACCGCCCACATGGTTAAATCTCATCAAAACTAATGGCAGTAAACCTCTCAAGGCAAATTGCAAATGAGGTGTTTTCCCACCTGCGTAAACATAGACTAAACCAGCCTTCACTCCAATAAGCCACGTCTAGTTATATACACTAACaacaatataaaggcaacatgcaacaatttcaaagattttactgagttacagttcatataaggaaatctgtcaattgaaataaataaatgaggccctaatctatggatttcacatggctgggaaaacagacatgcatctgttggtcatagataCCTTTAAAGAAAAAAGgtatgggcgtggatcagaatactagtcagtatctggtgtgaccaccatttgcctcatgcagcttgacacatctccttcccattgagttgatcaggctgttgattgtggcctgtggaatgttgtcccactcctcttcaatggctgtgggaagttgctggatattggcgggaactggaacacgctgtcgtacacgtcgatccagagcatcccaaacatgctcaatgggtgacatgtctggtgagtatgcaggccatggaagaactgggacattttcagcttccaggaattgtgtacagatccttgcgacatggggtagTGCATTAGTTTAATATGCTGAAACCTGAGGTTATGGCGGCGGATGAACGACACGacaacgggcctcaggatctcgtcaaggcatctgtgcattcaaattgccatcaataaaatgcaattgtgttagttgtccgtagcttatgcctgcccataccataaccccaccgccaccatggggcactctgttcacaacgttgacatcagcaaactgctcgcccacacaacgccatacactctgtctgccatctgcccggtacagttgaaaccgcgattcatccgtgaagagcacacttctccagcgtgccagtggccatcgaaggtgagcatttgcccactgaagtatatgtttatttattttcccatttgtactttaactatttgcacattgttacaacactatatatatatatatatatatatatatatatatatatatatatatatatatacataatatgacatttgaaatgtctttattattttgtaacttctgagtgtaatgtttactgttaatattgattgtttatttcacttttgtttactatctacttcacttgctttggcaatgttaacacacgtttcccatgccaataaagcccttaaattgaattgaattgaattgaattgagagagagagagaatgtaccACATGGGCATCAAGGATTCCCCTGCAAGGTTTATGACCACTCTAGTGTTATATTACATCTCTATGGGTTTATGACCACTCTAGTGTTATATTACATCTCTATggtgaatttaaaatggattaaattgagattgtgtgtcactggcctaaacacaataccccataatgtgcaAGTGGATTGATacatttagaaatgtttacaaattctgTTCACCATCTTTAAATCTATGCACacatgctcctctctctctctctctctctctctctcctctctctcgctctctctctcacacactcacacacacacacacacacacaaataacatTGTAGTGTGTTGTTATTCATAGAGACGACATGTCAGCCCTAGACGGGGCAGAGACAGCGAGAGTACTGCTCTGACTTATAAATAGATGTGAATACACCcaacatcccacacacacacaggcacaggcacacacaggcacaggcacacacaggcacacacaggcacaggcacacacaggcacacacaggcacacacaggcacacacaggcacacacacactcgttctcacacatacacactagtgCAAATGCTAAATAAGCAACTGTGAGTTGGAATCATCCAGAGGCCAGAAAATATACATATGTCACTTTGGATAtctgtgtctgctaaatgtccaTGTTGTTAGTTACCATAATAACATATACtaccctatgtgccctggtccaAAACAGTGCACTAGGAAAagagtggcatttgggacgcTGACATTATCAGGCCATTTCCTTCGTTTCTCTGATAGTTACGGGATCCAGACACGGATGACATGACTGGATGGATCATCATTCCAgacaaaacgtgtgtgtgtgtgtgtgtgtgtgtgcctgtgtgtgtgtgtgtgtgtgtgtgtgtgtgtgtgtgtgtgtgtgtgtgtgtgcgtgcctgtgtgtgtgtgtgtgtgtgcgtgcctgtgtgtgtgtgtgtgtgtgcgtgtgtgtgtgtgtgcgtgcctgtgtgtgtgtgtgtgtgtgcgtgcctgtgtgtgtgtgcgtgtgtcacggttcagacagacgaccagaggaccacaattgcgtcacaccagaaagtttattaaacttaagggagaaggggaagtagggagtgaatgaaggctccagggtaacagggatcccgtccaatgtgctgggtctgtgcccccagtggcagcgatgcgtcctatgaagccggtggtgggtggtccagaagtcctgggggggggagacacagacacaacagggcggaatgaaacaaggcagcagtacagttcaagggaaatccaaaagacgtagtagcaaggcagaaggctggtcagagttaccgggattgaagagtagtcaggagtcgtaatggcagaagcaggtctggatctcctgaggcagaagagtatccaaaaaccaggcaggtccggggtcacaaaaccagggtgagccagaagcgcgagcaaacaggttcgggtgtgagctttgcagacgatctgacaccggagagctgaaagacagggcctaaaatactgggagaggttagtgggtaatgcagcgcagctggcagagtaattagagccgagcagagcagggacaggtggagctagttaggctgagtaagagagagaggtgagcagagtggaaacaaattaaggtggtaacccggtggagtgagagggctcatgacagaacccccccaagggacggccccagaagtcccaagagcaacaccacgccgggcgggaggaggggagccggaggagggctagaactcctccgaacggtccgagtgaacgtcctcatcctcggaggaagccggagggccgtggtcgggagatgggacaggtcccgagacaggatcaggcacaggacaggaagccgagcgggcaggacggttagggacccctctgagGCGgtcccctacggattgcaggtagatcaggatgccgttggtggaaagcggtgatgagagtcctatccacaatccgactagctggcacccaggtcctttcctcaggtccatagccctcccagtcaatgaggtactggagaccccctacccctccgtctggaccgaagcaggcggcggacggtgtaaaccagaccaccatcgacgagccgtggaggaggaggacaaggcgcagcagggaccagcggactctcatggatgggcttaatcttagacacatggaaagtggggtgcaccctcagggaattaggcagttggagccggacagcagtagggctaatcactcttataatagggaatgggccaatgaaccgaggtgccagcttctgcgactccaccctgagtggcaggttcttcgatgacaaccacaccctttgaccaacatggtaggtgggagcaggaattctccgacggttggccccggtagtgtagctggcaacggatctgaggagtgtggctcgggcttgtgaccaggtgcggcgacatcgacgggcaaaagcaagtgcagatgggcaagtaacctcctcttcctggctggcaaatagaggaggctggtatccataaacacattggaaaggggacataccgatggcagagcaggtcagagaattgtgtgcgtactccacccatgtcaattgctgcgaccaggagtgggggttgcgtgaagtcatgcatcgcagtgccttctcgagctcctgattagcccgctctgactgcccattggattggggatggaatccggaagtcagactgactgtggctcccagcaggtgacagaactccttccaaaagcggaggagaattgtggaccacggtcagaaactacatcctttggcagtccgtggatccggaagacgtgttccaggaccacctgggcggtctccttggcggttgggagcttggggaggggaatgaagtgtgccatcttgctgaaacggtcaactatggtgagaatgaccggtcatgccacttgaaggggggcagccccgtgacaaagtcaagggcgatgtgagaccagggacgtctgggcacaggcagggggctgcagcaatccggctggggggctggcaggacgacttgtgttggttgcagatggggcaggcttggacgaattccctacatccttcctcagagagggccaccagaacctctgggcgagcaggttgtaagtgcgggtggagccagggtgacaagctaggcgggagtcatgtccccactgaacgacctgggacctcaggtcttcggggacaaaaaggcggtcagctgggcaagtgctgggacctggctggttacggagagcctccagcacctgttcctcaacagcccaggtcagagctgcaacgatgcagggacttggcagaatcgacacagggtccttggagggggtgtcatccttctggaattgacgggagaggtcaggagcggagttagtaggtactggccgagggggtagtgcggcagcaagcaggcaggttcggtggcagtcctctccccactccctgatcaccccggtcacccagtcgagctgagggttgtgccggcggagccatgggtaacccaggatgaggggttggcctggagaggggagcaggtgaaactggatagtttcttgatggtttccggacagacccatcgagaccggggccgtgacatgagtgaccgatccgagtaagtgtccgtccagtgcccgggcaggaataggaggtgtcaaacggaggttctccagtcccagttggcgtgccagcttgatgtccattatgttggcttcggcgccagaatccaccagagcagccagggtgtgagttgagtcagagaggcggaggtgaacttgcagcaggggtttgcggtcggaggactggatggtcattgaactcaaccggactccccctatgcccggtgagcttcggccctttaaagggcaggttaccacacgatgtccatcacctccacaatagaggcagaggtttgaggtgaagctgtcgctggcgctctgcaggagtgagagaggctcgcccaatctcctaggctcagactgatcaagctgacctgggtgagtggcagtagatgacaggagcccagtcggatctctccgaatgccggtagtaggtggaccttggcgccccctctcacga encodes:
- the LOC123489945 gene encoding gamma-crystallin B-like, with product MNIFTKVYGLAQQTSKLGSVLQRAFYGSSGRVTLFEQRNFAGRRLDLSADCQKLSDKNFPERCNSVQVDSGAWVGYEHENFRGRQYLWDMSERGEYNCYDKWCAQVDHVSSVRSVKQDSSPARAHLFERAGFSGKRTELQDDIPNMMTRYSLNRAASIRVLGGVWVVYQEPNYRGPHYVLEKRDYNNASDWGSQSSTVGSMRRVQFNN